The Plasmodium berghei ANKA genome assembly, chromosome: 8 genome has a segment encoding these proteins:
- a CDS encoding GINS complex subunit Psf3, putative — translation MNENVLKNIKINNNFLEFEEIIKDINAPFSFIDLVEIPCVPLVDIYGLSLLSNEAYLEYKNGLREDKLKVDDEIVLSLFFAVKLYKKNIIKIKFPSYYDIIETLKFDPISVTIGLFNQFYFETAYELCNILPTNEWPSTNFYDILKKAEKTRIHFLINNKKKLNAYFLEGLTNKEKKIYKYFIEGTSKERERMNKETTLFYFYEKEK, via the coding sequence ATGAATGAAAACgtattgaaaaatataaaaatcaataataattttttagagtttgaagaaataataaaagacaTAAATGCTCCTTTTAGTTTTATTGATTTGGTTGAAATTCCATGTGTACCTTTAGTAGACATATATGGATTATCACTACTTAGTAATGAAGCATATttagaatataaaaatggattACGAGAGGATAAGTTAAAGGTAGATGATGAAATagtattatcattattttttgctgtaaaattatataaaaaaaatattataaaaattaagtTCCCTTCttattatgatataatCGAAACTTTAAAATTTGATCCAATTTCAGTAACAATTGGCTTGTTtaatcaattttattttgaaacCGCATATGAGctatgtaatatattacCTACTAATGAATGGCCATCAACTAATTTTTAcgatatattaaaaaaagcgGAAAAAACAagaatacattttttaataaataataaaaaaaaattaaatgccTATTTCTTAGAAGGCCTtacaaataaagaaaaaaaaatttataaatattttattgaaGGTACTTCCAAAGAAAGGGAAAGAATGAATAAAGAAACAacacttttttatttttatgagaaggaaaaataa
- a CDS encoding BSD-domain protein, putative — MYSLWKELSNQVKKKAENINTILNEININNVNIDLNEGNNNTNSMSLKTSINNKINEINNKYILNATETPEFIYYNNKIVNGINNFKKIVSDIYHEKINATDDGNENINSHNSNSILNDCKIYLSRVVPWKKGDIMVSKIYRKKYGESCPIKLPNNNINRIIYEQVLKLNKDKNKIINTNILQNYNFNWGKKKIQSEEILKQDINLLETKNSIVPTYMNELAFWKSYYFNIDIIYNELADYIYQNKQTIYDEYIREEQCAYTQTEARKKSFEKSVEKNGEKKNNSDVSYSEVPCSDVRCDKIENQYNNYPNKNNLLTFSYSTSSSYIRGFDEAYDESKRFPEKCDSTELIDAKLIEMKNSKCVILNSKHDKMETTELSKCQEKQIKQNDNINNENNTCFNDKVNKIMINNDNEEILFHFDQPNKNQNHSDSSQNDLITENETVQTLNIQKNSNNIIEKYKEINIDDINFVDDINFADDINKFDVKELEQFEKDILNF, encoded by the coding sequence ATGTATTCATTGTGGAAAGAGTTAAGTAAccaagtaaaaaaaaaagcagaaaatataaatacaattttaaatgaaataaatataaacaatgtGAATATAGATTTGAATGagggaaataataatacaaattcTATGAGTTTAAAAACaagtattaataataaaataaatgagataaataacaaatatatattaaatgcaACTGAAACTCCtgaatttatatattataataataagatTGTAAATGGtattaacaattttaaaaaaatagttagtgatatatatcatgaaaaaataaatgcaaCTGACGAtggaaatgaaaatataaattctCATAATTCAAATTCAATCTTAAATgattgtaaaatatatttatccaGGGTAGTTCCATGGAAAAAAGGAGATATTATGGTTTCAAAAATTtacagaaaaaaatatggcGAATCATGTCCTATAAAACTtcctaataataatattaatcgaattatttatgaacaggtattaaaattaaataaagataaaaataaaattataaatactaACATATTACagaattataattttaattggggaaaaaaaaaaatacaaagtGAAGAAATTCTTAAACAAGATATCAATTTGTtagaaacaaaaaatagtatTGTTCCTACATATATGAATGAACTAGCTTTTTGGAAatcttattattttaacatagatattatatataatgaattagcagactatatatatcaaaacaAGCAAACTATATATGATGAATATATTCGAGAGGAGCAATGTGCTTATACTCAAACTGAGGCtcgaaaaaaaagtttCGAAAAAAGCGTCGAAAAAAATggcgaaaaaaaaaacaattctGATGTGTCTTATTCTGAAGTACCTTGTTCTGATGTTCGATGTGATAAAATAGAGAACCAATACAACAATTatccaaataaaaataacctATTAACTTTTTCTTATTCTACATCCTCCTCCTATATTAGAGGTTTTGATGAAGCATATGATGAAAGTAAAAGGTTTCCAGAAAAATGTGATTCTACGGAATTGATAGATGCAAAATTAAttgaaatgaaaaatagcAAATGTGTCATTTTAAATTCTAAACATGATAAAATGGAAACAACTGAATTATCAAAATGCcaagaaaaacaaattaaacaaaatgataatattaataatgaaaataatacatgttttaatgataaagtaaataaaataatgataaataatgataatgaagaaatcctttttcattttgatCAACCAAACAAAAATCAAAATCATAGCGATTCTTCTCAGAATGATTTAATAACAGAAAATGAAACAGTCCAAACTTtgaatattcaaaaaaattcaaataatattatcgaaaaatacaaagaaataaatatagatgaCATAAATTTTGTTGACGACATAAATTTTGctgatgatataaataaattcgATGTCAAAGAATTGGAACAATTTGAAAAAGATatcttaaatttttaa
- a CDS encoding type II NADH:ubiquinone oxidoreductase, giving the protein MILNVKNPKIKGVFRVVSSLCNSNKLKNVNYINKKREKVVILGSGWGGIHFLLNIDFQKYDVTLISPRNYFTFTPLLPCLCSGTLNVDACSENVETLLKKNKISGKYLKLECIDIVYKDKYIKCKDSINSNNEIKIYYDYLVISVGAKTNSFNIKGVDKYAFYIKDIIDALKIRRKFISNLETCLKRIKTNNTNSEHYTNNNINDDLAKNMLHVVIVGGGPTGVEVAAELADFVNKDIKNKNKYKEIYKYISISIIEGGNNLLPTFTQNISNFTKDTFKKLNINVYTNYYVIEIDENNFYIKSSINKNEEYQKIPYGIIIWASGLAQIPLINNFIKKIPEQVNNRILNVNQYLRVIGIQSNNIYAIGDCKQINPIKSHEHVNEIINCLGNSKITSDMLKQKSEELSSIFPQLSDKKWDYNKNKKSEMTPKELEKYLIMIDKNYKSPPPTAQNAKQEAFYLSNIFNNYLYNNNNIIPPFIEKWKGSLAYVGNHQVVAHLPFYEIKGGLFSFTFWKIIYMQMLLTWKSRFNFIFSFLRTKIYGRPFY; this is encoded by the coding sequence GAGTATTTCGAGTCGTGTCAAGTTTATgtaattcaaataaattaaaaaatgtaaattatataaataaaaaaagagaaaaagtAGTTATTTTAGGATCAGGATGGGGTggtattcattttttattaaatatagattttcaaaaatatgatgTAACATTAATATCGCCaagaaattattttactttCACTCCTTTGTTACCTTGTTTATGTAGTGGAACATTAAATGTAGATGCATGTTCAGAAAATGTTGAAactttattaaaaaaaaataaaatttctggcaaatatttaaaactaGAATGTATAGATATAGTATataaagataaatatataaagtgTAAAGATAGtataaatagtaataatgaaattaaaatatattatgattatTTAGTTATTTCAGTTGGAGCCAAAACaaattcttttaatataaaaggaGTAGATAAATATGcgttttatataaaagatataattgatgctttaaaaataagaagaaaatttatttcaaattTAGAAACATGTctaaaaagaataaaaacaaataatacaaattcTGAACATTatactaataataatataaatgatgatttagcaaaaaatatgttacaTGTTGTTATTGTTGGGGGGGGACCAACAGGTGTTGAAGTGGCAGCTGAGTTAGCAgattttgtaaataaagatatcaaaaataaaaataaatataaagaaatttataaatatatatctattaGTATTATTGAAGGGGGAAATAATTTACTTCCAACATTTacacaaaatatatcaaattttacaaaagatacttttaaaaaattaaatataaatgtatatacaaattattatgtaattgaaatagatgaaaataatttttatataaaatcaagtataaataaaaatgaagaatatcaaaaaataccATATGGTATAATTATATGGGCTAGTGGCTTAGCTCAAATAccattaataaataattttataaaaaaaatacctGAACAAGTTAATAATAGAATATTAAATGTAAATCAATACTTAAGAGTTATTGGAATAcaatcaaataatatttatgcaATAGGGGATtgtaaacaaattaatcCTATTAAATCTCATGAGCATgttaatgaaataataaattgtttAGGAAATTCAAAAATCACATCAGATAtgttaaaacaaaaatcaGAAGAATTATCAAGTATATTTCCACAACTTAGTGATAAAAAATGggattataataaaaataaaaaatcagaAATGACCCCAAAagaattagaaaaatatttaattatgattgataaaaattataagtCACCTCCACCAACAGCTCAAAATGCTAAACAAGAagctttttatttatcaaatatatttaacaattatttatataataataataatataataccaccatttattgaaaaatgGAAAGGTTCATTAGCATATGTAGGGAACCATCAAGTAGTTGCTCATTTACCATTTTATGAAATTAAAGGGGggcttttttcttttacattttggaaaattatttatatgcaaaTGTTATTAACATGGAAATCAcgttttaattttatctttaGTTTTTTaagaacaaaaatatatggtAGGCCATTCTACTGA